A window from Salvia miltiorrhiza cultivar Shanhuang (shh) chromosome 2, IMPLAD_Smil_shh, whole genome shotgun sequence encodes these proteins:
- the LOC131012934 gene encoding uncharacterized protein LOC131012934 has product MGRNIDDYLKAAQLLMFYQMVLCRDDIPIERWVWALVEDIEEWNDFPWGAYSFQVLCHYISLLPKKPEHIANKKKTYHFFGPVWALQIWAYEAIPYLGHLCGTRDREVKYPRCLRWTTTSSAADYQHFFEYDLKVNATLEPDEWETNELYFLSLDTQNPLYVRYVPSQRHAFKKGPIVDRMAKTADKMKCRDTSKVQESRHHTKHTRSSQQPIVESVRRQTTRAASKRRRKTSPYNEQRRSESAQEEPKPQFICCQHGLPCKHSREDEDILLSRLGQRVVQHLLMDDSETGWIARLAQRVAEHTRHLVAPRRSSPPPVHDQHVDDASHISDHDQQDPIQVRRSSTPQSAHVSHRRPRASPVRDLNQPRLSVSHHSARGSLPNNSVSQRSAEGSHMRDATLLQVDTAESHCGRGLP; this is encoded by the exons ATGGGCAGAAACATTGATGACTACCTCAAGGCAGCTCAATTATTGATGTTCTATCAGATGGTGTTGTGTCGTGATGATATTCCCATCGAACGATGGGTGTGGGCGTTAGTCGAGGACATAGAGGAGTGGAACGATTTTCCATGGGGCGCTTATTCATTCCAGGTCTTGTGCCACTACATCAGTCTCCTCCCAAAGAAGCCAGAGCATATAGCCAACAAGAAGAAGACTTACCATTTCTTTGGACCAGTATGGGCTTTGCAGATTTGGGCATACGAGGCTATTCCATATTTGGGGCACTTGTGCGGGACCCGAGATAGAGAGGTTAAGTATCCTCGATGCTTGAGGTGGACCACTACATCCTCTGCTGCTGATTATCAGCATTTCTTCGAATATGAT CTCAAGGTGAATGCTACTTTGGAACCTGATGAGTGGGAGACAAATGAGTTGTATTTTCTTAGTCTGGATACCCAAAATCCGTTATATGTGCGGTATGTGCCTTCTCAGCGCCACGCTTTTAAGAAGGGGCCTATTGTTGATCGAATGGCGAAGACAGCCGACAAAATGAAGTGTCGTGACACTTCCAAGGTTCAAGAATCGAGACATCACACTAAGCATACACGATCTTCACAGCAGCCAATCGTTGAGTCGGTTCGTCGTCAGACCACCAGAGCTGCATCAAAACGACGACGAAAGACGTCTCCATATAATGAGCAACGACGAAGTGAGTCTGCGCAGGAGGAGCCAAAGCCTCAGTTTATTTGTTGTCAGCACGGACTTCCCTGCAAACACTCACGTGAGGATGAGGATATTTTATTATCACGGTTGGGACAGAGAGTAGTTCAACATTTACTGATGGACGATTCTGAGACCGGGTGGATAGCTCGTCTTGCTCAGAGAGTGGCTGAGCACACCAGGCACCTCGTTGCCCCTAGAAGATCGAGCCCTCCTCCAGTACATGACCAACACGTGGATGATGCTTCTCATATATCAGATCATGACCAGCAAGATCCCATTCAGGTTCGTCGCTCCAGTACTCCACAGTCTGCTCATGTCAGCCATAGACGACCTAGGGCATCTCCAGTGCGTGATCTCAATCAGCCTCGCTTATCTGTTTCTCATCATTCTGCTCGAGGTAGCCTACCTAATAATTCTGTTTCCCAACGCTCTGCTGAAGGTAGCCACATGCGTGATGCGACTTTATTGCAAGTGGATACTGCCGAGTCCCACTGTGGACGAGGTCTACCTTAG